One genomic segment of Nonomuraea coxensis DSM 45129 includes these proteins:
- a CDS encoding DinB family protein, with translation MIDDLAKDNLHERLRRDRKTLLWKLDGLSEYDARRPLTATGTNLLGLVKHVAIVEARYFGEVFGRPSPEPLPRWQDSSSSDLWATEDETRDQIIGFYRRTWEHSDATINELPLDAPGHVPWWPESTPAWHTNLFAIMVHVLGESTRHAGHADILREGLDGRTGLRAEHEKQIDEEARAAYCAKIEQAARAARTD, from the coding sequence GTGATCGACGATCTCGCGAAAGACAACCTGCACGAGAGACTGCGGCGGGACCGTAAGACGCTGCTCTGGAAACTCGACGGCTTGTCTGAATACGACGCCCGCCGACCTTTGACAGCGACCGGGACCAACCTCCTCGGCCTGGTCAAACACGTGGCCATCGTCGAGGCCAGGTACTTCGGCGAGGTCTTCGGCCGCCCTTCCCCGGAACCGCTGCCCCGATGGCAGGACTCCAGCAGCAGCGATCTGTGGGCGACCGAGGACGAGACCCGCGATCAGATCATCGGGTTCTACCGGCGCACGTGGGAACACTCGGACGCGACGATCAACGAGCTTCCTCTGGACGCCCCCGGCCACGTGCCGTGGTGGCCAGAGTCAACGCCTGCCTGGCACACGAACCTGTTCGCCATCATGGTCCATGTCCTCGGCGAGTCCACCCGGCATGCCGGGCACGCCGATATCCTGCGCGAGGGCCTCGACGGCCGAACCGGGTTGCGCGCCGAACACGAGAAGCAGATCGACGAGGAAGCCCGTGCAGCCTACTGCGCGAAGATCGAACAGGCCGCCAGGGCGGCCCGCACCGATTAA
- a CDS encoding MarR family winged helix-turn-helix transcriptional regulator, with protein sequence MPSPSQPGELDVAHLTSVLEEFTRMFIRLPAVQRLSFTTLSVLHTLAGQGPKRLTELATSEQVTQSAITQMVTKLERDGLVERRPDPSDRRAVLVDVTAAGAAIVHGRRADRIAHLAELTGELTPAERATVAAALPALARMSEVNRRLAGEPGAPHRRR encoded by the coding sequence GTGCCGTCCCCATCGCAGCCCGGCGAGCTCGACGTCGCCCACCTGACCTCCGTGCTGGAGGAGTTCACCCGGATGTTCATCCGCCTGCCCGCCGTGCAGCGGCTGAGCTTCACCACGCTGTCGGTGCTCCACACGCTGGCCGGTCAGGGCCCCAAACGCCTCACCGAGCTGGCCACGAGCGAGCAGGTCACCCAGTCCGCCATCACCCAGATGGTCACCAAGCTGGAACGCGACGGCCTGGTGGAGCGTCGGCCGGACCCGTCGGACCGCCGCGCCGTGCTCGTCGATGTCACCGCGGCCGGTGCCGCGATCGTGCACGGGCGGCGCGCCGATCGCATCGCGCATCTCGCCGAGCTCACCGGCGAGCTCACTCCCGCCGAGCGGGCGACCGTCGCGGCCGCCTTGCCCGCCCTCGCCCGTATGAGCGAGGTGAACCGGCGGCTCGCCGGAGAGCCTGGCGCGCCGCACAGGAGGAGATGA
- a CDS encoding helix-turn-helix domain-containing protein, with amino-acid sequence MTVSAEPNHFARELRRWRTHRRVSQLDLAIRADTTQRHLSFLEQGRSRPGRAMVVRLAESLGLSLRERNAFLLAAGYAPVYAESSLDAPQLGPVREALDRILDGHLPCPAVVVRPHGLLVAANAAFGVLCEGAAPELLKPPVNVLRLALHPDGMAGRVANLAEWGRHITGSLRDQLGRGPDPELEAFVAELDGYLPGFEAPAEHLGFAVPLRLRVPEGELRLITTLTSFATAVDVTLAELRLEAFLPADETSARILRERGAAR; translated from the coding sequence ATGACGGTGTCGGCTGAGCCCAATCACTTCGCCCGTGAGCTGCGCCGCTGGCGTACGCATCGCCGTGTCAGCCAGCTCGACCTGGCCATCAGGGCGGACACGACGCAGCGCCACCTGAGCTTTCTTGAGCAGGGGCGTTCGCGGCCGGGGCGGGCCATGGTGGTGCGGCTGGCCGAGTCGCTCGGGTTGTCGCTGCGGGAGCGGAACGCGTTCCTGCTGGCCGCCGGGTACGCGCCTGTTTACGCCGAGTCGTCGCTGGACGCACCCCAGCTCGGCCCGGTGCGCGAGGCGCTGGACCGCATCCTCGACGGCCACCTGCCCTGTCCCGCGGTCGTCGTCCGGCCGCACGGCCTCCTGGTCGCCGCCAACGCGGCCTTCGGGGTGCTGTGCGAGGGCGCGGCGCCAGAGCTGCTGAAGCCTCCGGTCAACGTACTGCGTCTGGCGTTGCACCCCGACGGGATGGCAGGCCGGGTGGCGAACCTGGCCGAGTGGGGCCGGCACATCACCGGCAGCCTGCGTGATCAACTCGGCCGCGGCCCTGATCCGGAGCTGGAGGCGTTCGTCGCCGAACTGGACGGTTATCTCCCGGGGTTCGAGGCGCCCGCCGAGCACCTCGGCTTCGCCGTGCCGCTGCGGTTGCGCGTGCCGGAGGGGGAGCTGCGGCTCATCACCACGCTGACGTCGTTCGCGACGGCTGTGGACGTGACGCTGGCCGAGCTGCGGCTGGAGGCGTTCCTGCCCGCCGACGAGACCTCGGCACGCATCCTGCGGGAACGTGGCGCGGCCCGGTGA
- a CDS encoding VOC family protein, whose protein sequence is MARFIGFGNVVLPVRDLPASIAAWTALLGGPPAFQSDDFAAFSGDGVEIGLTAAPWVDHPLVFWAVEDIEQEHRALVAAGATAMTEISDGSLAEVGTAEAAAGDNIDPATGIVDMPGARLAVLKAADGNLIAITQEVPMDWSADQS, encoded by the coding sequence ATGGCACGGTTTATCGGTTTCGGCAATGTAGTCCTGCCCGTGCGGGATCTGCCCGCCAGCATCGCGGCCTGGACCGCGTTGCTGGGCGGACCACCCGCGTTCCAGAGCGACGATTTCGCGGCGTTCTCCGGTGATGGCGTGGAGATCGGGCTCACCGCGGCGCCCTGGGTGGATCATCCGCTGGTCTTTTGGGCGGTCGAGGATATCGAACAGGAGCATCGCGCACTGGTCGCCGCCGGGGCGACGGCGATGACCGAGATCTCCGACGGATCGCTCGCCGAGGTCGGTACCGCCGAGGCCGCCGCGGGGGACAACATCGACCCGGCAACCGGCATCGTGGACATGCCCGGAGCCCGGCTGGCCGTCCTGAAGGCGGCCGACGGCAACCTGATCGCCATCACTCAAGAGGTACCGATGGACTGGTCGGCCGACCAGTCGTGA
- a CDS encoding alpha/beta fold hydrolase — protein sequence MADIVLVPGMCHGGWCYADIGAELRRQGHRVLPVTLTGVAERAHLLHGTVNLDTHVEDLTALLAAEDVRDAVLAGHSYGGMVVTGAADRTPERVASLVYLGVEEPVDSRWR from the coding sequence GTGGCCGACATCGTCCTCGTCCCCGGCATGTGCCACGGCGGCTGGTGCTACGCCGACATCGGCGCGGAGCTGCGCCGGCAGGGCCACCGCGTCCTGCCGGTCACCCTCACCGGCGTCGCCGAGCGGGCCCACCTGCTCCACGGCACCGTCAACCTCGACACCCACGTCGAGGACCTGACCGCCCTGCTGGCCGCCGAGGACGTACGCGACGCGGTGCTGGCCGGGCACAGCTACGGCGGCATGGTCGTCACCGGCGCCGCCGACCGGACGCCGGAGCGGGTGGCCTCCCTGGTCTACCTCGGGGTTGAGGAACCGGTGGACAGCCGTTGGCGCTGA
- a CDS encoding TetR/AcrR family transcriptional regulator encodes MPVPKGSTIDPARTHAAILQAATALLYERGLDGIGVAELCTRLGVSKETLYRHFGTKDGLVEAVLEARSDRVIAWVEAAVAAAGDDPAAQLAAVFDALRHWYEEPAFRGCALVNAAAQHHVPRVRAITARHLGRHLALLTRIAERAGATEPGLLGRQLLMLVEGATVVAAHRDEHDPGAEARAAALTLLSAACER; translated from the coding sequence ATGCCGGTACCCAAAGGCTCGACCATCGACCCCGCGCGCACCCACGCCGCCATCCTCCAGGCGGCCACCGCCCTGCTGTACGAACGCGGCCTCGACGGCATCGGCGTCGCCGAGCTGTGCACCCGCCTCGGCGTGTCCAAGGAGACCCTCTACCGGCACTTCGGCACCAAGGACGGCCTGGTGGAGGCCGTGCTGGAAGCGCGCAGCGACCGGGTGATCGCCTGGGTGGAGGCGGCCGTCGCGGCGGCCGGCGACGATCCGGCCGCCCAGCTCGCCGCCGTGTTCGACGCCCTGCGGCACTGGTACGAGGAGCCCGCCTTCCGCGGCTGCGCCCTCGTCAACGCCGCCGCCCAGCACCACGTCCCACGCGTGCGCGCCATCACCGCCCGCCACCTGGGCCGCCACCTCGCCCTGCTGACGCGGATCGCCGAACGCGCGGGAGCCACCGAACCCGGCCTCCTGGGCCGCCAGCTCCTCATGCTGGTCGAGGGGGCCACCGTCGTCGCCGCCCACCGCGACGAGCACGACCCCGGCGCCGAGGCCCGCGCCGCCGCCCTCACCCTCCTGTCCGCCGCCTGCGAACGCTGA
- a CDS encoding tyrosine-type recombinase/integrase, with the protein MDPVIAEQLGRSHPLARHLDDFLTDLANAGKSAHTRRAYRGDLIAFAAHHGEELAELTAAPVRAFLAELAELSPASRKRKRAAVASFTKWAVRHDLLDANPMDRIDTVKVPKNLPRPAAAADVAKLLAVICSRRPRKDLPLDRLRDRVLFETVYVCGTRASEVCGLYVEDLDLRLDDEHVRIHGKGGSVRTVLLDDRGYVTLLKLYLARAGYSAGPLFRASINGRGGPLSYDAAHHRWQNYCQAAGVEIDIHQLRHAHATELINAGVSIEAVRRRLGHASTETTQLYALLDDKVADAEIRAARRRRDQATR; encoded by the coding sequence GTGGATCCGGTCATCGCCGAGCAGCTCGGCCGCTCCCACCCGCTCGCCCGGCATCTGGACGACTTCCTCACCGACCTGGCCAACGCCGGGAAGTCGGCGCACACCCGGCGCGCCTACCGCGGCGACCTGATCGCGTTCGCCGCCCACCACGGCGAAGAACTCGCCGAGTTGACCGCCGCGCCGGTCCGCGCGTTCCTGGCCGAGCTCGCCGAGCTGTCGCCGGCCAGCCGCAAGCGCAAGCGCGCCGCCGTCGCCTCCTTCACCAAGTGGGCCGTCCGCCACGACCTCCTGGACGCCAACCCGATGGACCGCATCGACACCGTCAAAGTGCCCAAGAACCTGCCCCGCCCGGCCGCGGCCGCCGACGTGGCCAAGCTGCTGGCGGTGATCTGCTCGCGGCGGCCGCGCAAGGACCTGCCGCTGGACCGGCTACGCGACCGGGTACTGTTCGAGACCGTCTACGTCTGCGGCACCCGAGCCTCGGAAGTCTGCGGTCTCTATGTGGAGGATCTCGATCTGCGCCTAGACGACGAACACGTGCGCATCCACGGCAAGGGCGGCAGCGTCCGCACCGTCCTGCTCGACGACCGCGGCTACGTCACCCTGCTCAAGCTCTACCTCGCCCGCGCCGGCTACAGCGCCGGGCCGCTGTTTCGCGCCTCTATCAACGGCCGCGGCGGACCTCTGTCCTACGACGCCGCCCACCACCGCTGGCAGAACTACTGCCAAGCGGCCGGGGTGGAGATCGACATCCACCAGCTGCGCCACGCCCACGCCACCGAGCTCATCAACGCCGGCGTCTCCATCGAGGCCGTCCGCCGCCGCCTCGGACACGCCTCCACCGAGACGACCCAGTTGTACGCGCTGCTCGACGACAAGGTCGCCGACGCCGAGATCCGCGCCGCCCGCCGCCGCCGGGACCAGGCAACACGTTAG
- a CDS encoding Tn3 family transposase, which produces MPAEFLSAEQRAAYVSFIEVPSLSDLEKFFFLDSFDRHVIAQSRADSHRLGVAVQIGTVRYKGLFLEDPLAVPWPVVDYLAEQLGIGDTSQVKKYAERLKTTYEHAWMIRDAYGYHTFDDTSSWSERQLTRQFRTFLHGRAWTHAEGPVALFEQSVAWLRRHRVLLPGVTVLERLVGSVRERADVRMYTVVTKQVHRADPNLPAALSGLLVVPEGSRISELEKLRQAPKRTSGTEMVKALQRVDNLAGFGLGRVAVSKVPVRRMKTLAKYGAGSKAPALDRLVEPRRTATLLAVTRSLEAEAIDDALDLFALLMATRLISPARRKSADERLRMLPRLERASKLVAKAGRVLVDQLDLIDHEGADLDVAAMWTAVAEIAGTSKEQVRAALDVVEDLVPEDDGAAEAAMRAALVEKYHTVRPFLRLLGESKALSAAPGGRRVLAAVRRLPELSRRQVSKKPLLPKEIDAALVTASWKRAVYANPDLPQGAVDRDAYVVCVLEHLLRALTIRDVFASPSLRWADPRAHLLAGAQWEAIAEDVLASLSLTDPVQKHLNDKVVALDAAWKQTAARLEEAGEDALVSVVTPAGGGRARLSVEKLGALGESESLAWLRAACQAMLPRIDLPELLLEVHAWTGFLAAYVHLADVSTRMNDLPRSLVALLISEACNVGITPVIKAGDEALTRGRLSHVDQNYVRAETHAAANAILIEHQGRVPIVAEWGGGLLASVDGLRFVVPVKTINAGPSPKYYGYKRGLTWLNAVNDQVAGIGQMVVPGTPRDSLYILDCLINLDAGPKPEVVTTDHASDSDMVFGIFSMLGYRFAPRFADLGDQRFWRTELPDRSTGDYGVLEAIARNKLNPKKVTTQWPDMLRVAGSLVTNQVRAYDLLRMFARQGNPTPLGQAFAEYGRIDKTMHLLSMLDPMDSSYRRSLGKQLSVQESRHRLARKICHGNAGRIRQAYREGQEDQLAALGLVVNAVVLWNSRYLSAIVDQLRAQGVPVKDEDVARLSPLGHAHLNCLGRYAIASSAPDKGLRPLGTAALPEVSAASTTIVDDDGV; this is translated from the coding sequence ATGCCTGCGGAATTTCTGTCTGCCGAGCAGAGGGCCGCCTACGTCTCGTTCATCGAGGTGCCATCGCTGTCAGACCTGGAGAAGTTCTTCTTCCTGGACAGCTTCGACCGGCATGTGATCGCGCAGTCGAGGGCCGATTCTCACCGGCTGGGCGTTGCCGTTCAGATCGGGACCGTTCGGTACAAGGGGTTGTTCCTGGAGGATCCGCTGGCGGTGCCCTGGCCGGTGGTGGACTACCTGGCCGAGCAGCTGGGGATCGGTGACACGTCGCAGGTCAAGAAGTATGCCGAGCGGCTCAAGACGACGTACGAGCACGCGTGGATGATCCGGGACGCCTACGGTTACCACACCTTTGATGACACCAGCAGCTGGAGCGAGCGGCAGCTGACGCGCCAGTTCCGGACCTTCCTGCATGGCCGGGCGTGGACACACGCCGAGGGGCCGGTGGCGCTGTTCGAGCAGTCGGTGGCGTGGCTGCGGCGGCATCGGGTGCTGCTGCCCGGGGTGACCGTGCTGGAACGCCTGGTGGGCAGCGTGCGGGAACGGGCCGACGTCCGCATGTACACCGTGGTGACCAAACAGGTGCACCGTGCCGATCCGAACCTGCCCGCCGCGTTGTCGGGTCTGCTGGTGGTGCCGGAGGGCTCGCGCATCTCGGAGTTGGAGAAGCTGCGGCAGGCACCCAAGCGCACGTCAGGGACGGAGATGGTGAAGGCGCTGCAGCGGGTGGACAACCTGGCCGGCTTCGGACTGGGCCGGGTGGCGGTGTCGAAGGTGCCGGTGCGGCGGATGAAGACTCTGGCCAAGTACGGGGCGGGCAGCAAAGCGCCGGCCCTGGACCGGCTGGTCGAGCCGCGCCGGACCGCGACGCTGCTGGCGGTCACCCGGAGCCTGGAGGCCGAGGCGATCGACGACGCCCTCGATCTGTTCGCACTGCTGATGGCCACCAGACTGATCAGCCCGGCCCGCCGCAAGTCCGCCGACGAACGGCTGCGGATGCTGCCCCGGCTGGAGCGGGCCTCCAAGCTGGTGGCCAAGGCCGGACGCGTCCTGGTCGACCAGCTCGACCTGATCGACCACGAAGGCGCCGACCTCGACGTGGCAGCGATGTGGACCGCAGTGGCCGAGATCGCCGGCACCAGCAAGGAACAGGTCCGCGCGGCGCTGGACGTGGTGGAGGACCTGGTCCCCGAGGACGACGGCGCGGCCGAGGCGGCGATGCGCGCCGCGCTGGTCGAGAAGTACCACACCGTACGCCCGTTCCTACGGCTGCTGGGCGAGTCGAAGGCGCTGTCGGCTGCACCGGGCGGGCGCCGGGTGCTGGCCGCGGTGCGCCGGCTGCCGGAGCTGTCGCGACGGCAGGTCAGCAAGAAGCCGCTGCTGCCCAAGGAGATCGACGCCGCTTTGGTGACCGCGTCGTGGAAGCGGGCGGTGTATGCCAACCCGGACCTGCCGCAGGGTGCGGTGGATCGGGACGCGTACGTGGTGTGCGTGCTGGAGCACCTGCTGCGGGCTCTGACGATCAGGGATGTGTTCGCCTCGCCGTCGCTGCGCTGGGCCGACCCGCGCGCGCATCTGCTGGCCGGGGCGCAGTGGGAGGCGATCGCCGAGGACGTGCTGGCCTCCCTGTCGCTCACCGACCCGGTCCAGAAGCATCTGAACGACAAGGTCGTGGCACTGGACGCGGCCTGGAAGCAGACGGCCGCCCGGCTGGAGGAGGCGGGCGAGGACGCGCTGGTCTCGGTGGTGACCCCGGCTGGCGGCGGGCGGGCCCGGCTGTCGGTGGAGAAACTCGGCGCGCTCGGCGAGAGCGAGTCGCTGGCCTGGCTACGGGCCGCCTGCCAGGCCATGCTGCCCCGCATCGACCTGCCCGAGCTGCTGCTGGAGGTGCACGCATGGACCGGTTTCCTGGCCGCCTACGTGCACCTGGCCGATGTCTCCACCCGCATGAACGACCTGCCGAGATCGCTGGTAGCACTACTGATCAGCGAGGCGTGCAACGTCGGAATAACGCCGGTGATCAAGGCCGGGGATGAGGCGCTGACCCGTGGCCGGCTTTCGCACGTGGACCAGAACTATGTGCGCGCTGAGACGCACGCCGCGGCCAACGCGATCCTGATTGAGCACCAGGGCCGGGTGCCAATCGTTGCGGAGTGGGGCGGTGGCTTGCTGGCGTCGGTGGACGGGCTGCGGTTCGTTGTCCCGGTTAAGACGATCAATGCCGGGCCCTCACCTAAGTACTACGGTTACAAAAGGGGTCTGACGTGGCTCAACGCAGTCAATGATCAAGTTGCGGGGATCGGGCAGATGGTGGTGCCGGGCACTCCCCGCGATTCCCTGTACATCCTGGACTGCTTGATCAACCTGGATGCCGGGCCAAAACCCGAGGTGGTCACGACGGACCATGCCAGCGACAGTGACATGGTGTTCGGGATCTTCTCCATGCTCGGCTACCGGTTCGCGCCCCGCTTCGCCGACCTGGGGGACCAGCGGTTCTGGCGCACCGAGCTGCCCGACCGCAGCACCGGCGACTACGGAGTGCTGGAGGCGATCGCCCGGAACAAGCTGAACCCCAAGAAGGTGACCACCCAGTGGCCGGACATGCTCCGCGTCGCCGGATCGCTGGTGACCAACCAGGTGCGCGCCTATGACCTGCTGCGCATGTTCGCCCGCCAGGGCAACCCGACTCCGCTGGGGCAGGCCTTCGCCGAGTACGGCCGCATCGACAAGACGATGCACCTGCTCAGCATGCTGGACCCGATGGATTCCAGCTACCGCCGCAGCCTGGGCAAGCAGTTGTCGGTCCAGGAGTCCCGGCACCGCCTGGCCCGCAAGATCTGCCACGGCAACGCCGGCCGGATCCGGCAGGCATATCGGGAAGGCCAGGAGGATCAACTCGCGGCTCTGGGACTTGTTGTCAATGCCGTCGTTTTGTGGAACTCACGGTATCTGTCGGCGATCGTGGACCAGCTGCGCGCCCAGGGTGTGCCGGTCAAGGACGAGGACGTGGCGCGGCTGTCCCCGCTGGGCCACGCCCACCTCAACTGCCTGGGCCGCTACGCGATCGCTTCCTCGGCCCCGGACAAGGGCCTGCGACCGCTCGGCACGGCGGCGCTGCCCGAGGTCAGTGCCGCCAGCACCACTATCGTGGACGATGACGGTGTCTGA
- a CDS encoding STAS domain-containing protein, whose amino-acid sequence MTVIDTAPLGAGSRPAPTFVHLTGEIDIFTTARLRQRLIGLLSHSPGRLVLDLSQVTFCGTGGLAVLLGVQKRARSLGIPLALTGVPPRIARLLHVTGLENRFPPL is encoded by the coding sequence ATGACCGTCATAGACACCGCCCCGCTCGGCGCGGGCAGCCGTCCGGCGCCCACCTTCGTACACCTGACCGGTGAGATCGACATCTTCACGACGGCGCGGCTGCGCCAGCGGCTGATCGGCCTCCTCTCCCACAGCCCCGGCCGGCTCGTCCTGGACCTGTCCCAGGTCACCTTCTGCGGCACCGGTGGGCTCGCCGTGCTGCTCGGGGTACAGAAGCGGGCCCGTTCGCTGGGCATCCCGCTGGCGCTGACCGGCGTCCCACCGCGCATCGCCCGCCTGCTGCACGTCACCGGCCTGGAGAACCGCTTCCCACCCCTCTGA
- a CDS encoding winged helix DNA-binding domain-containing protein produces MQAQMPNGPYVGLWARLENFRHDDLTALLESRDVVHATMLRCTQHLASGEDFRWLWPTVAPAVRKALTDAYYATQIEGMDLDELARVSRQLLTGKTLTRRDLGQLLTDRFPGRAPGRLAEAIELLEALVHPPPHSTWGRWGHRRGTPVTLADEWLGRPLTDAPQPEAMVLRYLAAFGPASVMDIQAWSGSTRLRKVVEGLRPKLRAFRDEQGGELLDLPDAPLGEPDRPAPVRFLPAFDNAVLGYRDRTRVISEENRRRIAPRASGGVPLFLVDGFAEGSWTLTNGHLHIAPFRPLSGSEKAAVRDEAARLLAFVAPDNTEPSFTLE; encoded by the coding sequence ATGCAGGCACAAATGCCCAACGGACCTTATGTGGGGCTGTGGGCGCGGTTGGAGAACTTCCGGCACGATGACCTGACGGCCCTGCTCGAGAGCCGCGACGTGGTGCACGCCACTATGCTGCGCTGTACCCAACACCTGGCCAGCGGCGAGGACTTCCGTTGGCTGTGGCCGACGGTCGCGCCCGCTGTGCGGAAAGCCTTGACCGACGCGTACTACGCCACGCAGATCGAGGGGATGGATCTCGACGAGCTCGCCCGCGTCAGCCGACAGCTACTGACCGGAAAGACGCTCACCCGCCGGGATCTCGGCCAGTTGCTCACCGACCGATTCCCCGGCCGCGCCCCTGGCCGGCTGGCCGAGGCCATCGAGCTGCTGGAGGCGTTGGTGCATCCACCACCCCACTCCACCTGGGGCCGGTGGGGGCATCGGCGTGGGACACCGGTCACCCTGGCTGACGAATGGCTCGGCCGCCCGCTGACCGACGCGCCACAACCGGAGGCGATGGTCCTGCGCTACCTCGCCGCGTTCGGTCCAGCCAGTGTCATGGACATCCAGGCCTGGTCGGGATCGACCCGGCTCCGCAAGGTCGTCGAAGGGTTGCGGCCGAAACTGCGCGCCTTCCGGGACGAGCAGGGAGGCGAACTGCTCGACCTGCCCGACGCACCGCTGGGCGAACCGGACCGACCAGCGCCGGTCCGGTTCCTGCCCGCCTTCGACAACGCCGTCCTCGGGTACCGGGACCGGACCCGCGTGATCAGCGAGGAGAATCGCCGGCGGATCGCGCCCAGGGCCTCCGGGGGCGTGCCATTGTTCCTCGTCGACGGCTTTGCGGAAGGCAGCTGGACGCTCACGAACGGCCACCTGCACATCGCACCGTTCCGGCCACTGTCGGGATCCGAAAAAGCAGCGGTACGAGACGAGGCCGCCCGCCTGCTCGCGTTCGTCGCCCCGGACAACACCGAACCGTCGTTCACACTGGAGTAA
- a CDS encoding epoxide hydrolase family protein: protein MTTTEPTANGNVSFPLEPTPIHVPDDVLNDLRRRLELTRWPSDVGNEDWYYGVNAAYLRELVDHWRTGYDWRKAEAAINAYEHYRVTVDGVPVHFMRRPGVGPDPTPLILTHGWPWTFWHWSKVVDPLADPAAHGGDPAEAFDVIVPSFPGFGFSGPLTSRPDMNFWKVADLWHTLMTAVLGHDRYAAAGCDVGALVCGQLGHKYAAELHGIHIGSGQMLTLFNGDRAWDFSGGRPIPEGLPADVHAQVMALDRRFAVHLAAHMLAPSTLAYGLSDSPAGLLAWILERWIKWSDNGGDVETVFTKDDLLTHAMIYWVTNSIGTSIRTYANNNRYPWTPSHDRRPPVEAPTGIMFVGHENPPGVTTDERVQHFLDSERGAWYNHVNLTVHDHGGHFIPWEIPEEWVDDLRRTFRGRR from the coding sequence ATGACCACGACGGAACCTACCGCGAACGGGAACGTCTCCTTCCCCCTGGAACCCACGCCGATCCACGTGCCCGACGATGTCCTGAACGACCTGCGTCGCCGGCTGGAGCTCACCCGCTGGCCCTCCGACGTCGGCAACGAGGACTGGTACTACGGCGTCAACGCCGCCTACCTGCGCGAGCTTGTCGATCACTGGCGCACCGGCTACGACTGGCGCAAGGCCGAGGCCGCGATCAACGCCTACGAGCACTACCGGGTGACCGTCGACGGCGTGCCGGTGCACTTCATGCGCCGCCCCGGCGTGGGCCCCGACCCGACGCCGCTGATCCTCACCCACGGCTGGCCCTGGACGTTCTGGCACTGGTCCAAGGTCGTGGACCCGCTCGCCGACCCAGCCGCACACGGCGGCGACCCGGCCGAGGCGTTCGACGTGATCGTGCCCTCCTTCCCCGGCTTCGGCTTCTCCGGCCCGCTGACCAGCCGGCCGGACATGAACTTCTGGAAGGTCGCCGACCTCTGGCACACGCTCATGACCGCCGTCCTCGGCCACGACCGGTACGCCGCCGCCGGCTGCGACGTCGGCGCGCTGGTGTGCGGGCAGCTCGGTCACAAGTACGCCGCCGAGCTGCACGGGATCCACATCGGTTCTGGCCAGATGCTGACGCTGTTCAACGGCGACCGGGCCTGGGACTTCAGCGGCGGCCGGCCCATCCCTGAAGGACTGCCGGCCGACGTCCACGCCCAGGTGATGGCGCTGGACAGGCGCTTCGCCGTGCACCTGGCCGCGCACATGCTGGCCCCGAGCACGCTGGCGTACGGGCTGTCGGACTCGCCCGCCGGGCTGCTCGCCTGGATTCTCGAACGCTGGATCAAGTGGAGCGACAACGGCGGCGACGTCGAGACCGTCTTCACCAAGGACGACCTCCTCACCCATGCCATGATCTACTGGGTCACGAACTCGATCGGGACGTCCATCCGCACGTACGCCAACAACAACCGTTACCCGTGGACCCCGTCCCACGACCGCCGGCCGCCCGTGGAGGCACCGACCGGCATCATGTTCGTCGGTCATGAGAACCCGCCCGGCGTCACGACCGACGAACGCGTCCAGCACTTCCTCGACAGCGAACGGGGCGCCTGGTACAACCACGTCAACCTCACCGTCCATGATCACGGTGGCCACTTCATCCCCTGGGAAATCCCGGAGGAGTGGGTGGACGACCTGCGCCGGACCTTCCGTGGCCGCCGCTGA
- a CDS encoding pyridoxamine 5'-phosphate oxidase family protein — translation MASWQEFEQQAPELGKVARRLVEAYRHKVLATLRKDGSPRVSGIETTLKNGELWIGSMGGAVKALDLRRDPRMAIHVTSLAPEGDDPSSWEGDVKLAGRAVETTGGADAPETPEDDGSHLFRIELTEVVWTRVEGDELVIDSWREGSGPRQVRRR, via the coding sequence ATGGCGTCATGGCAGGAGTTCGAGCAGCAGGCCCCGGAGCTGGGCAAGGTCGCCCGCAGGCTGGTGGAGGCCTACCGGCACAAGGTGCTGGCCACCTTGCGTAAGGACGGCTCGCCGCGGGTGAGCGGCATCGAGACGACATTGAAGAACGGCGAGCTGTGGATCGGGTCGATGGGAGGCGCGGTCAAGGCCCTCGACCTGCGGCGCGATCCGCGCATGGCCATCCACGTGACCTCACTCGCCCCCGAGGGCGACGACCCGTCGTCCTGGGAGGGCGACGTCAAGCTGGCCGGGCGGGCGGTGGAGACCACCGGCGGCGCGGACGCGCCGGAGACGCCCGAGGACGACGGATCGCACCTGTTCCGGATCGAGCTGACCGAGGTGGTCTGGACCCGGGTCGAGGGCGACGAACTGGTCATCGACTCCTGGAGGGAGGGGTCGGGCCCGCGCCAGGTCCGCCGCCGCTGA